A genomic stretch from Candidatus Schekmanbacteria bacterium includes:
- a CDS encoding nucleotidyltransferase domain-containing protein, producing MNEKDKLIISEFKNRLSPDLQCRVKRLIVFGSRVRGDAEEDSDLDVIALVDERATDIEKKLEDTAYQVMWDFDFKPFISLKVFSEEQFYDALKKGFSFYQHVEREGISL from the coding sequence ATGAATGAAAAAGACAAATTAATAATCTCAGAATTTAAAAATAGGCTTTCTCCGGATTTGCAATGCCGCGTAAAACGTCTAATTGTTTTTGGTTCCAGAGTTCGCGGTGATGCAGAGGAAGATTCAGACCTTGATGTAATTGCATTAGTTGATGAAAGGGCTACAGATATAGAAAAAAAACTTGAAGATACTGCATATCAGGTTATGTGGGACTTTGATTTCAAACCATTTATATCTTTAAAAGTATTCTCTGAAGAACAGTTTTATGATGCTCTGAAAAAAGGATTCTCTTTTTATCAGCATGTAGAAAGAGAAGGAATTTCTCTATGA
- a CDS encoding CoB--CoM heterodisulfide reductase iron-sulfur subunit A family protein — translation MSGIGGKKPVGSVVVSGAGIGGIQASLDLAEMGYKVYLLEKSSSIGGNMASLDKTFPTNDCSMCILGPKISECARHPKITILPLSEIREITGEPGNFCVKVLKKPRFVRQEKCTACADCVEACPVEVDNEYEMGLSKRKAIYIPFPQSTPNCYAIDSAACTRCGKCAKACKARAIYLNEKEEEIEINAGAVIVSSGYRLFDPHLRKELGFGIYENVVTGRHIERMLSASGFSKGKVLRPSDKKYPEKVAFIQCVGSRDKNNGFPHCSSVCCMYAIKESILLKEKLGKVECSVFYTDLRTYGKGFERYYNRARDQYGISFRRGNISKIREVPSSKNLLLQYCLPDGSVSEEEFDMVVLSTGIESSADYPAELSNSSSKDSLWGFGDGIYLCGTAREPMDIPETVIEAGAASALAGALLSGADSILTDQKNYPPESGEIYNEPRVAVLICHCGSNIAGVIDVVKLETEVAKHPFVKVVERNVYLCSEDGQRRMKELIAENMINRIVVASCSPRTHEPLFQEVIREAGLNKYLLEMANIRDHCSWVHRENPEEATNKAMRLINMAVNKSMRLEPLNETSADVEKRCLVVGGGIAGMSAAIAMAEQGVDVVLIEREKELGGNSLKRKISSNVRNPADMVTALIDKLRNCRNIEVLTEAGIKEFSGSIGNFHSVIETQDGKEIALSHGAAVIAIGGRECRPKKYMLGEDERVLTQSDFEQVLLSNGLAHRKFKNIVMVQCVGSRSKDKPYCSRVCCTQAVENAIMAKSLMPETDIYVLYRDMRTYGKKEELYTRARELGVRFMRFEEENEPQVRAEEKLHIDIFDTTFMADVSLTADLLVLSTGIEGSEGCKELSRVFKIPVNEDSFLLEAHAKLKPVDTSVDGVFICGLAHAPKSSTESMLQGLACASRAMTILSKEKVIRGGVISFIDENICIGCLKCLKTCPYEAVYFDDRMKVCRVDENKCKGCGTCAACCPSGANLLKNFKLSQIMRQIEGAFEI, via the coding sequence ATGTCAGGCATAGGTGGCAAGAAACCTGTCGGCTCAGTCGTTGTTTCCGGTGCAGGAATTGGGGGAATACAAGCATCCCTTGATCTGGCCGAGATGGGTTATAAGGTTTACCTTTTAGAAAAATCCTCATCCATCGGCGGCAACATGGCATCGCTCGACAAGACCTTTCCGACAAATGACTGCTCAATGTGCATACTTGGCCCGAAGATTTCAGAGTGCGCCCGTCATCCTAAGATTACAATATTGCCTCTTTCCGAGATAAGGGAAATCACCGGTGAGCCGGGGAATTTCTGCGTAAAAGTTTTAAAAAAGCCCCGCTTTGTAAGGCAGGAGAAATGCACTGCCTGTGCAGACTGCGTTGAAGCCTGTCCTGTTGAGGTTGACAATGAATATGAGATGGGGCTGTCAAAAAGGAAAGCGATTTATATCCCTTTCCCGCAGTCAACTCCGAACTGTTATGCCATAGACTCAGCCGCCTGCACGCGTTGCGGCAAGTGTGCCAAAGCCTGCAAGGCGAGAGCCATATATCTAAACGAAAAAGAAGAAGAGATCGAGATCAATGCCGGTGCTGTGATCGTAAGCAGCGGCTACCGTCTGTTTGACCCTCATCTTAGAAAAGAGCTTGGATTCGGTATTTACGAGAATGTCGTAACAGGCAGACATATCGAGAGGATGCTTAGCGCCAGCGGATTCTCTAAAGGAAAAGTCCTTAGACCTTCAGATAAAAAATACCCGGAGAAGGTTGCGTTTATACAGTGCGTAGGTTCAAGGGACAAGAATAATGGCTTTCCCCACTGCTCATCCGTTTGCTGCATGTATGCCATAAAAGAATCTATCCTCTTAAAAGAAAAACTGGGGAAAGTTGAATGTTCTGTTTTTTATACTGACCTTAGAACATATGGAAAGGGATTCGAAAGATACTATAACCGTGCACGGGACCAATACGGAATATCATTCAGGCGAGGGAACATATCTAAGATACGGGAGGTACCTTCCAGCAAGAACCTGCTTTTGCAATATTGTCTCCCTGATGGTTCGGTAAGCGAAGAAGAATTTGACATGGTAGTCCTTTCAACAGGGATAGAATCGTCGGCAGATTATCCGGCTGAATTGTCTAACTCTTCGTCAAAAGACAGCTTATGGGGATTTGGGGATGGCATTTATCTTTGCGGGACAGCACGGGAGCCAATGGATATCCCTGAGACCGTAATAGAGGCAGGCGCTGCATCCGCACTTGCAGGAGCATTGCTATCCGGCGCAGACAGCATTCTGACTGACCAGAAAAATTATCCACCTGAAAGCGGAGAAATTTATAATGAGCCGAGAGTAGCGGTTCTTATATGCCACTGCGGAAGCAATATAGCCGGCGTAATTGATGTTGTAAAACTTGAGACTGAAGTGGCAAAGCATCCATTTGTGAAAGTAGTTGAGAGGAATGTTTATCTCTGTTCCGAGGACGGGCAAAGAAGAATGAAGGAGCTTATTGCTGAGAACATGATAAACAGGATTGTGGTCGCTTCATGCAGTCCGCGTACGCATGAGCCTCTTTTTCAGGAAGTGATAAGGGAGGCAGGCCTTAACAAGTATCTGCTTGAGATGGCAAACATAAGGGACCACTGCTCATGGGTACATCGCGAGAACCCTGAAGAAGCAACAAACAAGGCGATGCGACTTATCAACATGGCTGTAAATAAATCAATGCGTCTTGAGCCTTTGAACGAGACAAGCGCAGACGTTGAAAAGAGGTGCCTTGTCGTCGGAGGAGGCATTGCCGGAATGAGTGCTGCCATAGCTATGGCTGAGCAGGGTGTTGACGTTGTCCTCATTGAAAGAGAAAAAGAGCTTGGCGGGAATTCGCTTAAACGGAAAATCTCATCAAATGTAAGAAACCCCGCTGATATGGTGACAGCGCTTATAGATAAGCTCCGGAATTGCAGGAACATAGAAGTCCTGACCGAAGCCGGTATCAAAGAATTCTCAGGCTCAATTGGGAATTTTCATTCTGTCATAGAAACGCAGGATGGAAAAGAGATAGCTCTCTCTCATGGTGCCGCAGTGATAGCAATTGGCGGAAGGGAATGCCGCCCAAAGAAATATATGCTTGGTGAAGATGAAAGGGTTTTAACGCAAAGTGATTTTGAACAGGTCCTTCTTTCCAATGGACTTGCCCACAGGAAATTTAAAAATATTGTGATGGTGCAGTGCGTTGGTTCCCGCTCAAAGGATAAGCCCTATTGCAGCAGGGTGTGCTGTACGCAGGCAGTTGAAAACGCGATCATGGCTAAAAGCCTTATGCCGGAGACAGACATCTATGTCCTTTACAGGGATATGCGCACCTATGGAAAGAAAGAAGAACTTTACACAAGGGCAAGGGAGCTTGGCGTGAGATTCATGAGATTTGAAGAGGAAAATGAGCCTCAGGTAAGAGCAGAGGAAAAACTTCATATTGATATTTTTGATACTACTTTTATGGCTGATGTGTCGTTAACCGCAGACCTTCTCGTACTTTCAACAGGCATCGAAGGGAGCGAAGGATGCAAGGAGTTAAGCAGGGTTTTCAAGATCCCGGTCAACGAAGATTCGTTTCTTTTAGAAGCGCACGCAAAACTTAAACCGGTTGACACTTCGGTTGACGGGGTATTTATATGCGGACTTGCCCATGCCCCCAAGAGCTCAACAGAATCAATGCTTCAGGGGCTCGCATGTGCATCAAGGGCAATGACCATTCTTTCAAAGGAAAAAGTAATCCGTGGAGGCGTGATTTCTTTCATTGATGAGAATATATGTATAGGATGCCTCAAATGTCTTAAGACTTGCCCCTACGAGGCGGTATATTTCGATGATAGGATGAAGGTCTGCCGCGTAGATGAAAATAAATGCAAGGGGTGCGGCACATGCGCGGCATGCTGTCCGTCCGGTGCGAACCTGCTTAAAAATTTTAAGTTATCACAGATTATGAGACAGATAGAGGGCGCCTTTGAAATCTGA
- a CDS encoding hydrogenase iron-sulfur subunit — translation MKSEDKKTPSIIAFTCNWCSYAGADLAGVSRIQYPADVLLIRVMCTGSISPHYILKAFQKGAKAVLVAGCHPGECHYNAGNLMAEKRMKVLKGVLGFIGLPDGALHLEWISASEGIKFAEVIQKISDKVKEIKQGNKKE, via the coding sequence TTGAAATCTGAAGATAAAAAAACTCCTTCAATAATAGCCTTTACCTGTAACTGGTGCAGTTACGCAGGGGCTGACCTTGCCGGTGTGAGCAGGATACAGTATCCGGCAGATGTTCTTCTCATAAGGGTCATGTGTACAGGTTCAATCTCGCCGCATTATATATTGAAAGCTTTCCAAAAGGGAGCAAAGGCAGTGCTTGTTGCAGGATGCCATCCGGGAGAGTGCCATTACAACGCTGGAAACCTGATGGCTGAAAAAAGGATGAAAGTCCTTAAAGGAGTGTTGGGATTTATTGGTTTGCCTGACGGAGCTTTACATCTCGAATGGATATCAGCCTCAGAAGGGATAAAATTTGCAGAGGTGATACAAAAGATTTCAGATAAGGTGAAAGAGATAAAGCAAGGAAATAAGAAAGAATAA
- the lptF gene encoding LPS export ABC transporter permease LptF, translating into MRLKFQMKVIDRYIMSELAVPFLSILMIFTMLIILGNLANLMELLINRGAGFFNMLFLISYLIPQFLGFIIPIALFFSVIATMVRLSSDREIEALKASGISLYRIARPVFIFSLICWVLSTLIMVEVSPRAYDGFKALSLDVLHSNATIGIKPMSFNEVSEGLVIYAERVESDGKMRGVLLSDSRDDQHKKVIFSKKGWVVPGTKESEVVFKLQDGSIHIRGDVGQEYRMVKFDDFDFRLDLTKQLGSEKTGSYRMMYVSQLLDELAKYKPSTREYNSILVSLNQKFAIPFMCIVFGILGVPFGILFQRSGKEPSYLICILLMMVFFIVFMGGKRMGEEGIIDPAVSSWFPNVLFFSIGIYLFMRVARDRSSWILEISQKMSAAIERFNEKIIGQKDF; encoded by the coding sequence ATGAGATTGAAATTCCAAATGAAAGTCATTGACCGCTACATAATGAGCGAGCTTGCTGTTCCTTTTTTGTCCATCCTTATGATTTTTACAATGCTCATTATACTTGGCAACCTTGCAAATCTCATGGAGCTTCTGATTAACAGGGGAGCCGGGTTCTTCAATATGCTTTTTCTTATCTCGTATCTCATACCTCAGTTTCTCGGGTTTATAATCCCCATAGCGCTTTTTTTCAGCGTCATTGCCACTATGGTCCGCCTTTCATCAGACCGTGAAATAGAGGCGCTTAAAGCATCAGGCATAAGCCTGTACAGGATTGCGAGGCCGGTATTTATTTTCTCACTCATATGCTGGGTGCTTTCAACGCTGATTATGGTTGAGGTATCGCCACGCGCTTATGACGGGTTCAAGGCCTTGTCGCTTGATGTTTTGCATTCGAACGCGACTATAGGAATCAAGCCGATGTCATTTAATGAAGTTAGCGAAGGGCTTGTCATTTATGCGGAAAGAGTCGAGTCAGATGGAAAAATGAGAGGCGTCCTACTCTCTGACAGCAGGGATGATCAGCACAAAAAGGTGATCTTCTCGAAAAAAGGCTGGGTTGTTCCCGGTACCAAAGAATCAGAGGTTGTTTTTAAACTTCAGGACGGCTCTATCCACATAAGAGGTGATGTAGGGCAGGAATACAGAATGGTTAAATTTGATGATTTTGATTTCAGGCTTGACCTTACAAAACAACTGGGAAGCGAAAAGACCGGCTCCTACAGGATGATGTACGTTTCACAGCTTTTGGATGAATTGGCAAAATATAAACCATCAACCAGAGAATACAATAGTATTCTTGTGAGCCTTAACCAGAAGTTTGCAATCCCTTTCATGTGTATTGTATTTGGAATCCTTGGAGTTCCTTTCGGGATCCTTTTCCAGAGGAGCGGCAAGGAGCCTAGCTACCTTATTTGCATACTGCTAATGATGGTTTTTTTCATTGTGTTTATGGGCGGCAAGAGAATGGGGGAGGAGGGGATTATAGATCCTGCTGTAAGCTCGTGGTTCCCGAATGTCCTTTTCTTTTCCATAGGTATCTATCTCTTCATGAGAGTCGCACGTGACCGCAGTTCATGGATTCTTGAAATATCGCAAAAGATGAGCGCTGCTATTGAGAGGTTTAACGAGAAAATTATCGGACAGAAGGATTTTTAA
- a CDS encoding type II toxin-antitoxin system VapC family toxin, whose protein sequence is MKTFFDSSAFAKRYVEESGSPTVDLLCQNSTELALSVLCIPEIISALMRRSREGNLSHREYADAKQYFSQDIRDAIIINIVPQVLSKCTKILEDNPVRAADALHIACALEWKAELFVSADKRQISAAKKSGLHTKLV, encoded by the coding sequence GTGAAAACGTTCTTTGACTCATCTGCATTCGCCAAGCGTTATGTTGAAGAGAGTGGAAGTCCAACAGTGGATTTGCTCTGCCAGAATTCTACAGAATTAGCACTCAGCGTGCTCTGCATCCCTGAGATAATTTCAGCATTAATGCGGCGATCCCGGGAAGGAAACCTTTCGCATCGGGAATATGCAGACGCAAAACAGTACTTTTCTCAAGACATCCGTGACGCAATTATCATTAATATAGTTCCGCAAGTGTTATCCAAATGCACTAAGATTCTGGAAGATAACCCAGTTCGCGCTGCAGATGCGCTGCACATCGCGTGCGCCCTTGAATGGAAAGCAGAATTGTTTGTTTCCGCAGATAAAAGACAGATTTCTGCAGCTAAGAAATCTGGATTGCATACAAAGCTTGTATGA
- the fdhF gene encoding formate dehydrogenase subunit alpha translates to MALVKWVPTTCVYCGCGCGLLLEAAGGKITKALPQPAHPVSDARLCIKGWNIHQFIHNEKRLKKPLIKKNGSFVEADWNEAVSLIAEKIGSTIKAYGADSTGFLSSAKCTNEENYLFQKFVRSVIGTNNVDHCARLCHASTVAGLAGSFGSGAMTNSIPDLEQSKCLFIIGSNTTEQHPLVATRLYRALKNGCKIIVADPRNIPISRFASLHLKHKPGSDIALINSMIHVILSGGLMDKEFIDARTEGFDELKASVADYTPEEAQKITGLKKEDIVNAAILYSKNKPSAIIYSMGITQHITGTDNVRALANLAMVTGNIGKPGTGVNPLRGHQNVQGSCDMGALPNLLPGYQAVTDSSLRGKFESVWQCKIPAQNGITLTEMMGEAGEGKIKSMFIMGENPVVTDPDSTHVAHALKSLDFLAVQDIFMTETAEFADVVLPAACFAEKEGTFTNTDRRVQRVRKAVNPPGEAKADWEAINLLASAFKAKGFDFKTAEEIFDEMRSLTPQYAGITYERLERESLQWPCTSETHKGTPVLHLTQFTRGKGKIFDIKFKEAAERADDDFPFILTTGRLYFLFHSNTMTGRSPSLNAEVNRAFLEINPADAEKLGIKNSEYVEVESRRGSVKVKAKVTEGIREGVVFMPFHFAKEAANVLTGRHLDPIAKIPEFKVSAVRIKKS, encoded by the coding sequence ATGGCTCTGGTAAAATGGGTTCCAACAACGTGTGTCTATTGCGGCTGCGGCTGCGGACTTCTTCTCGAGGCAGCCGGAGGCAAAATCACAAAAGCACTTCCACAGCCCGCCCATCCTGTGAGCGATGCAAGGCTTTGCATAAAGGGGTGGAATATCCACCAGTTCATCCATAATGAAAAGCGCCTTAAAAAACCTCTCATAAAAAAGAATGGGAGCTTTGTTGAAGCTGATTGGAATGAGGCGGTCTCTTTGATTGCAGAAAAGATAGGAAGTACAATCAAAGCGTATGGAGCTGATTCAACCGGTTTTTTAAGTTCTGCAAAATGCACCAATGAGGAAAATTATCTCTTCCAGAAATTCGTCCGCTCAGTGATTGGTACTAATAACGTAGACCACTGCGCAAGGCTTTGCCATGCGTCGACAGTTGCAGGTCTTGCCGGCTCTTTTGGAAGCGGCGCCATGACCAATTCAATACCCGACCTTGAGCAGTCAAAATGCCTCTTTATCATTGGCTCCAACACAACTGAACAGCATCCATTGGTTGCCACAAGGTTATACCGGGCATTAAAAAATGGGTGCAAAATAATAGTAGCTGACCCCCGCAATATCCCCATTTCACGCTTTGCCTCGCTTCATTTAAAGCATAAGCCCGGCAGCGACATCGCGCTGATAAATAGCATGATACATGTTATTCTCTCAGGGGGGTTGATGGACAAGGAGTTTATAGATGCGAGGACTGAAGGATTTGATGAGTTAAAGGCATCGGTTGCAGATTATACACCGGAAGAGGCTCAAAAGATAACAGGTCTTAAAAAAGAAGATATTGTCAATGCTGCGATTCTTTATTCCAAAAACAAACCATCTGCCATCATCTATTCTATGGGAATAACCCAGCATATAACAGGCACTGATAATGTACGCGCACTTGCAAATCTCGCTATGGTTACAGGGAATATTGGAAAGCCAGGTACAGGCGTGAATCCATTAAGAGGACACCAGAATGTTCAAGGCTCCTGCGACATGGGGGCGCTTCCTAATCTCCTCCCAGGTTACCAGGCAGTGACAGATAGCTCATTGCGCGGAAAGTTTGAGTCTGTCTGGCAGTGTAAAATACCGGCGCAGAATGGAATAACTTTGACTGAGATGATGGGGGAAGCAGGGGAGGGGAAAATAAAATCCATGTTCATAATGGGAGAGAATCCGGTAGTTACGGATCCTGACTCAACCCACGTGGCGCACGCCCTTAAATCCCTTGATTTCCTTGCAGTGCAGGACATATTCATGACAGAGACTGCGGAATTTGCAGATGTTGTGCTTCCTGCCGCATGCTTTGCAGAGAAAGAAGGGACATTTACAAACACAGACAGAAGAGTGCAGAGAGTGAGAAAAGCAGTTAATCCGCCGGGTGAGGCAAAGGCGGATTGGGAGGCTATCAATCTGCTTGCATCAGCATTTAAAGCAAAGGGGTTTGATTTTAAAACAGCAGAAGAAATATTCGATGAGATGCGCTCTCTTACTCCTCAGTATGCAGGGATAACCTATGAACGTCTTGAACGCGAGAGCTTACAATGGCCATGCACTTCAGAGACCCATAAGGGAACACCTGTTCTCCACTTGACGCAATTTACAAGAGGGAAGGGGAAGATATTTGATATAAAATTTAAAGAAGCTGCAGAGCGGGCTGATGATGATTTCCCATTTATTTTAACTACTGGAAGACTCTATTTTCTTTTTCATTCAAACACCATGACCGGCAGGTCTCCATCACTTAATGCTGAAGTAAACAGGGCATTCCTTGAAATAAATCCCGCGGACGCAGAAAAGCTTGGAATAAAAAACAGTGAATATGTTGAAGTTGAATCAAGGCGCGGCTCGGTTAAGGTTAAGGCAAAGGTAACTGAAGGGATTAGAGAGGGAGTGGTTTTCATGCCATTTCATTTTGCGAAGGAAGCGGCGAATGTGTTGACGGGAAGACATTTGGATCCAATCGCGAAGATACCGGAGTTTAAGGTTTCTGCTGTCAGGATTAAAAAATCCTGA
- a CDS encoding 4Fe-4S binding protein: MDEIREKITSLIKDGKAGSVLAIVKNGINVIPVQITAQNLDEVSNICLDERRYPIEKMLASVIDARDDSSPVGVVLRPCEKAAVIELHKLQHINMDDVILIDIDCSKELRDKCACDWKDDLVVKVKEGKGFLKDETLDTLESSTSRERWEFWSKHFARCIKCYGCRNVCPVCICKACCLEEADVVEKGELPPEFPIFHLARAVDVAGRCIDCGKCEEACPVDIPLRLIHKKVFRDFIRDFKYIPGASIDEKCPLDFIESIKEEGD, from the coding sequence ATGGATGAGATAAGAGAAAAAATAACTTCGCTGATAAAAGACGGAAAGGCAGGCTCTGTGCTTGCCATAGTAAAAAATGGCATTAATGTCATTCCCGTTCAGATCACGGCTCAGAACCTTGATGAAGTTTCAAATATCTGCCTCGACGAACGGAGGTACCCGATAGAAAAGATGCTTGCATCGGTCATTGATGCGCGCGATGACAGCTCTCCGGTCGGTGTAGTTCTCCGTCCTTGCGAAAAAGCCGCGGTAATTGAGCTACATAAACTTCAACATATCAATATGGATGACGTAATTCTCATTGATATTGATTGCTCTAAAGAGCTTCGTGATAAATGCGCCTGCGACTGGAAAGATGATCTTGTTGTTAAAGTTAAGGAAGGGAAGGGATTTTTAAAAGATGAAACCCTTGATACGCTTGAATCCAGTACCAGCAGGGAAAGATGGGAATTCTGGTCAAAGCATTTCGCAAGGTGCATAAAATGTTATGGGTGTAGGAATGTCTGTCCTGTCTGTATATGCAAGGCTTGCTGTCTTGAGGAAGCGGATGTTGTCGAGAAAGGTGAACTGCCTCCTGAGTTTCCCATTTTCCATCTTGCACGGGCAGTTGACGTTGCAGGCAGATGCATAGACTGCGGAAAGTGCGAAGAGGCATGCCCGGTAGATATACCGTTGAGATTGATCCATAAAAAAGTATTCAGGGATTTTATCCGTGACTTTAAATATATCCCCGGCGCGTCAATTGATGAAAAATGCCCTCTTGATTTTATTGAAAGCATAAAAGAGGAGGGCGACTGA
- a CDS encoding alpha-amylase, with the protein MSDVILHAFDWHYGDIEKNAPKIAQYGYGAVLIPPPLYSDENGKEWWQRYQPKDYRILRSALGNKNNLKKAIDALHEAGVRIYADIVFNHMANEKGSRPDPFNFPGEQALKRYTSKEEKESFEADRLYGKLYEGLFSPQDFNPDGDISNWSNPDEVMEGRLGGLPDLDLNDWIVLQQRTCLKSLNDLGFDGYRVDAMKHMPIEHLERVFNTEDMRGKFIFGETLTSNDQEEALFLNPLLKVTSFPCYDFPLQETLRRVFSQSGSLRELSDPAAFGQALPWYRAVTVAITHDIPNNDGFRGLALQAQDEYLANVYLLGRDGGVPLIYSDNNQSAQKYREDRDRWANAWMRQDITSMIRFHNAVHGTPQRSLFEADGFFVFCRGDRGIVAINKTDEWQHPTIWTWGLRHGTYSSQIHEYQMELSGDTFTFAIPPRQAQMWLYRG; encoded by the coding sequence ATGTCGGATGTAATCCTGCACGCCTTTGACTGGCATTATGGAGATATAGAAAAAAACGCACCAAAGATCGCGCAATACGGATATGGAGCGGTCCTCATTCCACCGCCCCTATACAGCGACGAGAATGGCAAAGAATGGTGGCAGCGATATCAACCTAAAGATTACCGGATTCTTCGCTCAGCTCTTGGAAATAAGAATAACCTTAAAAAAGCCATAGATGCTTTGCATGAAGCCGGGGTGCGAATTTACGCTGACATTGTCTTTAATCACATGGCTAATGAGAAAGGAAGCAGACCTGATCCCTTCAACTTTCCCGGCGAGCAAGCACTTAAGCGATATACGAGTAAAGAGGAGAAGGAATCCTTTGAGGCAGACCGTCTCTATGGAAAACTCTATGAAGGGCTGTTTTCACCGCAGGATTTTAATCCTGATGGAGACATTAGCAACTGGAGCAACCCTGATGAGGTTATGGAAGGCAGACTTGGAGGTCTTCCGGATCTCGACCTTAATGACTGGATCGTACTTCAGCAGCGGACATGCCTGAAATCATTAAATGACCTTGGATTTGACGGCTATCGTGTAGATGCCATGAAACATATGCCCATCGAGCATCTGGAGCGCGTATTCAACACAGAGGACATGCGGGGAAAATTTATCTTTGGAGAGACTCTCACTTCTAATGACCAGGAAGAAGCACTGTTTCTTAATCCCCTTCTAAAAGTAACATCATTCCCTTGTTACGATTTTCCGCTTCAGGAAACATTGCGTAGAGTTTTCTCACAATCAGGTTCACTTCGTGAGCTTTCTGATCCGGCAGCTTTTGGTCAGGCCCTCCCCTGGTACAGGGCAGTTACCGTTGCCATTACCCATGACATTCCGAATAACGATGGATTTCGCGGACTTGCTTTACAAGCGCAGGATGAGTATCTTGCCAATGTCTATCTGCTTGGACGCGATGGCGGCGTTCCGCTTATCTACTCAGACAATAATCAAAGCGCACAAAAATATCGTGAAGACCGAGACCGCTGGGCTAATGCGTGGATGCGTCAGGATATTACATCAATGATCCGTTTTCATAATGCTGTTCATGGAACTCCCCAGCGGTCTCTTTTCGAAGCAGATGGTTTTTTTGTCTTTTGCCGCGGTGACCGCGGGATTGTTGCAATCAACAAAACAGATGAGTGGCAGCACCCTACCATCTGGACATGGGGTCTTCGCCATGGAACCTATTCATCCCAGATACACGAATACCAGATGGAACTAAGCGGCGATACATTTACTTTCGCCATCCCCCCGCGCCAGGCCCAGATGTGGCTTTATAGGGGTTAG
- a CDS encoding type II toxin-antitoxin system Phd/YefM family antitoxin: protein MKTVNFTEFRKNASELLSVVEGGENLLVLRHGKPIAEILPVAPSAEGTPSWKRRGLRLVAKGAALAAAIIEERRGENVL, encoded by the coding sequence ATGAAAACTGTAAATTTTACTGAGTTCCGCAAAAATGCGTCGGAATTGTTATCCGTTGTTGAAGGAGGAGAAAACTTGTTGGTACTGCGACATGGTAAACCCATAGCTGAAATATTACCGGTCGCACCATCCGCAGAAGGTACGCCATCATGGAAACGGCGAGGCTTGCGGCTCGTTGCCAAGGGGGCTGCTTTGGCTGCTGCTATCATAGAGGAACGAAGAGGTGAAAACGTTCTTTGA